A single Inediibacterium massiliense DNA region contains:
- a CDS encoding DUF4177 domain-containing protein has product MYEYKYVQATLGGFFAQANHHEIIDKHAQEGWRLVQVLPMYYNSHGKPTDYEIIFEREIIK; this is encoded by the coding sequence ATGTATGAATATAAATATGTTCAAGCAACTTTAGGAGGTTTCTTTGCCCAAGCCAATCATCATGAAATAATAGATAAACATGCTCAAGAAGGTTGGCGATTAGTACAAGTATTACCTATGTATTATAATTCCCATGGAAAACCCACTGACTATGAAATTATATTTGAACGTGAAATCATAAAATAA
- a CDS encoding DUF5071 domain-containing protein, translated as MKKNCFIPKDKFDFEAVEKIRNADPISIQPVLPQIFEWVEDINWPVAQELVKVLVKFDELIIPFLKDLIGNPDGLREYSVYYYMMPLLTNRQLLLLKDELKRVANHPSPFEKEEEYNKIALEYLEKIL; from the coding sequence ATGAAAAAGAATTGTTTTATACCAAAAGATAAGTTTGACTTTGAAGCAGTGGAGAAAATTAGAAATGCTGATCCAATAAGTATACAACCAGTTTTACCACAGATTTTTGAATGGGTTGAAGACATAAATTGGCCTGTTGCACAAGAACTAGTAAAAGTTTTGGTTAAGTTTGATGAATTGATCATTCCTTTTTTAAAGGATTTAATTGGGAACCCTGATGGCTTGAGAGAATACTCTGTGTATTATTATATGATGCCTTTGCTAACAAATCGACAGTTACTATTATTAAAGGATGAATTAAAACGAGTAGCTAATCATCCATCCCCTTTTGAAAAAGAAGAAGAATATAATAAAATTGCTCTCGAATATCTTGAAAAAATTTTATAA
- a CDS encoding ATP-binding protein, translating to MFLNTSKGRIYIKEVIFYELSEFERRVLEMLRQPIEDEEVTIAKLYGNFTYSLISFKNSFFFGFLIL from the coding sequence ATATTTTTAAATACATCAAAGGGGAGAATATATATTAAAGAAGTAATTTTTTATGAACTTTCTGAATTTGAAAGGAGAGTTTTGGAAATGTTACGTCAGCCCATTGAAGATGAAGAGGTTACTATTGCAAAACTATATGGGAACTTTACATATTCATTAATTTCTTTTAAGAATTCTTTTTTTTTTGGTTTTCTAATTCTTTAA
- a CDS encoding GNAT family N-acetyltransferase, with protein MFIYKTLENTNIEILHQTFLSAFSNYQVKIHLSLWKFQQMLQRRGYVSCLSIGAFKNEELVGFVLNGFRNWNGHPTVYDIGTGVIGEYRKQGITSTMLLNIRELMKEKKVEQYLLEVIQSNTSAIQLYKKQGFETIRNFGCFQLDKNKYKPITTYKVEHVDKINSTNWKRLTEFWDFTPSWQNSIDSINTVSDTFIHSIIQFDDAIVGYGIIDKKTGDIPQIAVNRNYRHKGIAKSIVTDLLKNTESCKVAILNVDDESTSTKEFLLELGFEYTIGQYEMISKL; from the coding sequence ATGTTTATTTATAAAACGCTTGAAAATACAAACATTGAAATACTCCATCAAACATTCTTAAGTGCATTTTCTAATTATCAAGTTAAAATCCATTTGTCCCTTTGGAAGTTTCAGCAAATGCTTCAAAGAAGAGGTTATGTTTCATGTCTTTCAATAGGTGCATTTAAAAATGAAGAGCTGGTGGGATTTGTATTGAATGGATTTAGAAACTGGAATGGGCATCCAACTGTGTATGACATAGGAACAGGTGTTATAGGTGAGTATAGAAAACAAGGGATAACAAGTACTATGCTTTTAAATATTAGAGAGTTGATGAAAGAAAAAAAAGTGGAACAATATTTACTTGAAGTAATCCAATCCAATACATCTGCAATTCAGCTTTACAAAAAACAAGGATTTGAGACTATAAGAAATTTCGGATGTTTTCAGTTAGATAAAAATAAATATAAACCAATAACAACCTATAAAGTTGAACATGTGGATAAAATCAATTCAACTAATTGGAAACGATTAACGGAATTTTGGGATTTCACTCCATCTTGGCAAAATTCTATTGACTCAATCAACACTGTATCAGATACATTTATACATTCTATTATACAGTTTGACGACGCCATCGTGGGATATGGCATTATTGATAAAAAAACAGGAGATATTCCTCAAATAGCAGTAAATAGGAATTATAGACATAAAGGAATTGCAAAAAGTATTGTTACGGATCTATTAAAAAATACAGAATCATGTAAGGTTGCTATTCTTAATGTAGATGACGAGTCTACCTCTACGAAAGAATTTTTACTCGAATTAGGATTTGAATATACTATTGGCCAATATGAAATGATTTCAAAATTATGA
- a CDS encoding GNAT family N-acetyltransferase, with translation MSIRTYESKDCQEIIKLFYETVHSINSKDYTEKQLDVWAPTDINIDLWDKSFLKNYTIVFTINDTIVGFGDLSLSGYLDRLFVHKNYQKQGIAKEIVADLENYAKNIGLTTITTEASITAKPFFEKQGYHVIKAQQIERKDQFLINYKMEKYILNQSN, from the coding sequence ATGAGCATTAGAACTTATGAGTCAAAGGATTGCCAAGAAATAATTAAATTATTTTATGAAACAGTTCATTCAATAAACTCTAAAGACTATACAGAAAAACAACTAGATGTATGGGCTCCTACAGATATAAATATAGATTTATGGGATAAGTCGTTTTTGAAGAATTATACAATTGTATTTACAATAAATGATACAATTGTTGGATTTGGGGATTTAAGCCTTAGTGGGTACCTCGATAGACTTTTTGTTCATAAAAACTACCAAAAACAAGGTATTGCGAAAGAAATTGTTGCAGACTTAGAGAATTATGCTAAAAATATTGGACTAACTACTATTACAACAGAAGCATCAATAACAGCAAAACCATTCTTTGAAAAACAAGGGTATCATGTTATAAAAGCACAACAGATTGAAAGAAAAGATCAATTCCTTATTAATTATAAAATGGAAAAATATATTTTAAACCAATCTAATTAG
- a CDS encoding recombinase family protein → MPTAAIYARKSKATEKGESIENQISRGKALCQLRGWDYIIYDDFDISGKTLERPGFEKIKKQI, encoded by the coding sequence ATGCCTACAGCTGCAATTTACGCAAGAAAATCAAAAGCAACTGAAAAAGGCGAATCTATCGAAAATCAAATATCTCGTGGTAAAGCCTTATGCCAGTTGCGAGGATGGGATTATATTATCTATGATGACTTTGATATCTCAGGAAAAACTCTTGAAAGACCTGGATTCGAAAAAATAAAGAAGCAAATCTAA
- a CDS encoding RNA 2'-phosphotransferase: protein MENPNTKLSKYISLILRHKPEIIGVKLDNHGWCDVDDLLFRMNKNGKIINRSQLDEIVKMDDKDRYTYNDDGTKIRANQGHSIDVDIELEKEIPPQYLYHGTIQKYVLPILKEGIKKGQRQYVHLSTNIEIAKIVGKRRGIPVILKIEAGKMYLDGYQFYLSKNKVWLCDYVPNKYISVM from the coding sequence ATGGAAAATCCAAATACGAAATTAAGTAAATATATTAGTTTGATTTTACGCCACAAGCCAGAGATTATAGGAGTTAAATTAGATAATCATGGATGGTGTGATGTTGATGATCTATTATTTAGAATGAATAAAAATGGGAAAATAATAAATCGTAGTCAACTTGATGAGATCGTTAAGATGGATGATAAAGATAGATATACATATAATGATGACGGGACAAAAATTCGTGCAAATCAAGGACATTCTATAGATGTTGATATTGAGCTAGAAAAAGAAATTCCACCTCAATATCTTTATCATGGTACAATACAAAAGTATGTACTCCCTATTTTAAAGGAGGGAATAAAAAAGGGACAAAGACAATATGTACATTTAAGTACAAATATTGAAATAGCTAAGATAGTGGGGAAGAGAAGAGGTATACCGGTGATTCTAAAAATAGAAGCTGGCAAAATGTATTTAGATGGATATCAATTCTATTTATCTAAAAACAAAGTATGGTTATGTGATTATGTTCCGAATAAGTATATAAGTGTAATGTAA
- a CDS encoding recombinase family protein: MKDFYTWYLEDDGSVRSCVSKANQLGYKTKNNAYWSHNQMSRMLQNPLYCIADTIAYDYFKNNTDVQIVNEKHEFDGKHGLMFYNLRKPHKKTSREREESEWILTIGEHKGIITGEMYKKVQKKLNSNKYKAPRHGQSIKSPFTGLVQCGRCKSSMSIFSSPRDSNNKSKGYYHYFRCITREQKSKILCDNYNIRADLLEYKIVSYIKSLCNNKAFVLKLLDSSNDDLENKRVPLIAKRNKIQSSIDGIEKEMNNLVIALGKGTLPEIMIQKRFKELENQKKKNS, encoded by the coding sequence ATTAAAGACTTTTATACATGGTATCTTGAAGATGATGGTTCTGTAAGAAGTTGTGTATCTAAAGCAAATCAGCTAGGATATAAAACTAAGAATAATGCCTATTGGTCCCATAATCAAATGTCTAGAATGTTGCAAAATCCTCTTTACTGTATAGCTGATACCATAGCTTATGATTATTTTAAAAATAATACTGATGTTCAAATTGTAAATGAAAAACATGAATTTGATGGAAAGCATGGCCTAATGTTTTATAATCTTAGAAAACCACATAAGAAAACTTCAAGAGAACGTGAGGAATCAGAATGGATTCTTACTATAGGAGAGCATAAAGGAATTATTACCGGGGAAATGTATAAAAAAGTACAAAAAAAGCTAAATTCAAACAAATATAAAGCTCCCCGCCATGGACAAAGCATAAAATCCCCTTTTACTGGCCTAGTTCAATGTGGTCGTTGTAAATCATCTATGTCGATTTTTAGTTCTCCTAGAGATTCAAATAATAAATCAAAAGGATATTACCATTATTTCCGATGTATTACCAGAGAACAAAAATCAAAAATACTGTGTGATAATTACAACATTAGAGCCGATTTACTTGAGTATAAAATCGTATCTTATATTAAAAGTTTATGTAATAACAAAGCCTTTGTTTTAAAACTTCTAGACAGTTCCAATGATGATTTGGAAAATAAACGTGTGCCTCTGATTGCTAAAAGAAATAAAATTCAATCTAGTATAGATGGAATCGAAAAAGAAATGAATAATTTAGTTATAGCATTGGGAAAAGGTACTTTACCAGAAATAATGATTCAGAAAAGATTTAAAGAATTAGAAAACCAAAAAAAAAAGAATTCTTAA